The Pleurodeles waltl isolate 20211129_DDA chromosome 6, aPleWal1.hap1.20221129, whole genome shotgun sequence genome has a segment encoding these proteins:
- the C1QB gene encoding complement C1q subcomponent subunit B isoform X2, which yields MGGDTKMAFSLMLVLLTVVPLVSPQSCRGRSAIPGIPGVPGTPGSNGIDGTDGVKGDVGPPGQADDLTEQGEKGEPGLPGNPGKVGPKGPGGPPGPPGRFGPKGAKGESGDYKTTLKSAFSAARISSILPRKEQPIRFEKVITNQNNHYEPKTGKFTCKIAGLYYFTYHATQRFNLCVNIMKSGEKGEKIKILTFCDYVHSIFQVTTGGVVLQLHKDESVWLETTEKNSLMASEGADSIFSGFLLFPDPS from the exons ATGGGAGGCGACACGAAGATGGCTTTCAGTCTGATGCTAGTTCTTTTGACTGTGGTACCATTGGTCAGCCCACAAAGCTGCAGAGGTCGTTCCGCCATCCCTGGTATTCCTGGTGTACCCGGAACCCCTGGATCCAATGGCATTGATGGTACTGATGGAGTTAAAGGCGATGTGG GTCCTCCTGGACAAGCCGATGATCTGACTGAACAAGGTGAGAAAGGGGAGCCAGGACTACCTGGGAATCCTGGAAAAGTTGGTCCCAAGGGTCCTGGTGGTCCACCGGGGCCTCCTGGTCGGTTTGGTCCCAAGGGAGCAAAAGGTGAATCAGGTGATTACAAAACCACCTTGAAATCAGCCTTTTCGGCAGCCAGGATATCCAGCATTCTTCCAAGAAAGGAGCAGCCCATTCGCTTTGAAAAGGTGATCACCAATCAAAATAATCATTATGAACCAAAGACAGGGAAGTTCACTTGCAAGATAGCTGGACTCTATTACTTCACCTACCATGCCACACAAAGATTcaacttatgtgtgaacattatgAAGAGTGGTGAGAAAGGAGAGAAAATCAAGATCCTCACCTTCTGTGATTATGTGCACAGTATATTTCAGGTTACCACAGGTGGGGTGGTACTTCAGCTGCATAAAGATGAGTCTGTATGGCTTGAAACAACTGAAAAGAATTCTTTAATGGCGAGTGAAGGTGCTGACAGTATTTTCTCTGGGTTCCTGCTCTTCCCAGATCCTTCATAA
- the C1QB gene encoding complement C1q subcomponent subunit B isoform X1 yields the protein MPTIEVLASTAVFNSDRTQPGKLLQGIGRPMGGDTKMAFSLMLVLLTVVPLVSPQSCRGRSAIPGIPGVPGTPGSNGIDGTDGVKGDVGPPGQADDLTEQGEKGEPGLPGNPGKVGPKGPGGPPGPPGRFGPKGAKGESGDYKTTLKSAFSAARISSILPRKEQPIRFEKVITNQNNHYEPKTGKFTCKIAGLYYFTYHATQRFNLCVNIMKSGEKGEKIKILTFCDYVHSIFQVTTGGVVLQLHKDESVWLETTEKNSLMASEGADSIFSGFLLFPDPS from the exons TTGCTTCAGGGTATTGGAAGACCAATGGGAGGCGACACGAAGATGGCTTTCAGTCTGATGCTAGTTCTTTTGACTGTGGTACCATTGGTCAGCCCACAAAGCTGCAGAGGTCGTTCCGCCATCCCTGGTATTCCTGGTGTACCCGGAACCCCTGGATCCAATGGCATTGATGGTACTGATGGAGTTAAAGGCGATGTGG GTCCTCCTGGACAAGCCGATGATCTGACTGAACAAGGTGAGAAAGGGGAGCCAGGACTACCTGGGAATCCTGGAAAAGTTGGTCCCAAGGGTCCTGGTGGTCCACCGGGGCCTCCTGGTCGGTTTGGTCCCAAGGGAGCAAAAGGTGAATCAGGTGATTACAAAACCACCTTGAAATCAGCCTTTTCGGCAGCCAGGATATCCAGCATTCTTCCAAGAAAGGAGCAGCCCATTCGCTTTGAAAAGGTGATCACCAATCAAAATAATCATTATGAACCAAAGACAGGGAAGTTCACTTGCAAGATAGCTGGACTCTATTACTTCACCTACCATGCCACACAAAGATTcaacttatgtgtgaacattatgAAGAGTGGTGAGAAAGGAGAGAAAATCAAGATCCTCACCTTCTGTGATTATGTGCACAGTATATTTCAGGTTACCACAGGTGGGGTGGTACTTCAGCTGCATAAAGATGAGTCTGTATGGCTTGAAACAACTGAAAAGAATTCTTTAATGGCGAGTGAAGGTGCTGACAGTATTTTCTCTGGGTTCCTGCTCTTCCCAGATCCTTCATAA